A stretch of the Streptomyces sp. NBC_00078 genome encodes the following:
- a CDS encoding penicillin-binding transpeptidase domain-containing protein, whose amino-acid sequence MGNRRRVAERRKTKPAVVGGMIAVVIGGAGFGAYALYGGGAAADDRTATSSAGADHKAIKTGPLSAAEVKTAAQGFLAAWQQGKVTKAAAVTNDSAGATALLTGYTKDAHITGVTLTAGTRTGDTVPFSVKGTVSYKDTKKPLTYESSLTVVRSRTDGKPYVDWHASVVHPDLRDGDTLVTGESGTPPVKAYDRAGGELTAAKYPSLGPVLDGLREKYGKTAGGKAGIELRVLRGKESQKAKYSDKTLLALSKGTPGSVKTTLSPTLQAAAEQQVAKQARASAVVMRPSTGEILAVANTSHGFNVAFQGSLAPGSTMKIVTSTMLFEKDLVHPDDSHPCPKTYKLAGWTFHNDDDSEIKKGTFKLAFGASCNNAFINFAPKLSNGDLTQEAQQVYGLGMNNWAIGVPTFDGAVPVQSGAQMGASLIGQGGVRMNPLNMASVASTVEAGTFHQPYLVAPSVDNRTLAKASRTMSSKTQAELKEVMQYTAAYGTASKAMAGLGPNYGAKTGSAEVDGQKKPNGWFTAFRGDLVAAGVVQAGGHGGDTAGPIVAALLRMGG is encoded by the coding sequence GTGGGCAACAGAAGGCGCGTCGCCGAGCGACGGAAGACCAAACCCGCCGTGGTCGGCGGGATGATCGCCGTGGTGATCGGCGGCGCCGGCTTCGGCGCCTACGCGCTGTACGGCGGCGGGGCAGCGGCCGACGACAGGACGGCGACGTCGTCCGCGGGCGCCGACCACAAGGCCATCAAGACCGGCCCGCTGTCCGCGGCCGAGGTGAAGACGGCGGCCCAGGGCTTCCTGGCGGCCTGGCAGCAGGGCAAGGTGACGAAGGCGGCCGCCGTCACGAACGACTCGGCGGGGGCCACCGCCCTGCTGACCGGCTACACCAAGGACGCCCACATCACGGGCGTCACGCTCACCGCGGGCACCCGCACCGGCGACACGGTCCCCTTCTCCGTCAAGGGCACGGTGTCGTACAAGGACACCAAGAAGCCGCTCACGTACGAGAGTTCGCTGACGGTCGTGCGCAGCAGGACGGACGGCAAGCCGTACGTCGACTGGCACGCCTCCGTCGTCCACCCCGACCTCAGGGACGGGGACACCCTGGTCACCGGCGAGTCCGGGACGCCCCCGGTCAAGGCGTACGACCGTGCAGGCGGCGAGCTGACGGCCGCCAAGTACCCGTCACTGGGCCCGGTCCTGGACGGACTGCGGGAGAAGTACGGCAAGACCGCCGGCGGCAAGGCGGGCATCGAACTGCGCGTGCTGCGCGGCAAGGAGTCCCAGAAGGCCAAGTACTCCGACAAGACGCTGCTGGCCCTCAGCAAAGGCACGCCCGGCTCGGTGAAGACGACGCTCAGCCCGACGCTGCAGGCGGCCGCCGAGCAGCAGGTGGCAAAGCAGGCGAGGGCGTCCGCGGTCGTGATGCGCCCCTCGACCGGCGAGATCCTGGCCGTCGCCAACACCTCCCACGGCTTCAACGTCGCCTTCCAGGGCTCCCTGGCGCCGGGCTCCACGATGAAGATCGTGACGTCGACGATGCTCTTCGAGAAGGACCTCGTCCACCCCGACGACTCGCACCCGTGCCCCAAGACGTACAAGCTCGCCGGCTGGACGTTCCACAACGACGACGACTCGGAGATCAAGAAGGGCACGTTCAAGCTGGCCTTCGGGGCCTCCTGCAACAACGCCTTCATCAACTTCGCGCCGAAGCTGTCCAACGGCGACCTGACGCAGGAGGCCCAGCAGGTCTACGGCCTCGGCATGAACAACTGGGCCATCGGTGTCCCGACCTTCGACGGCGCCGTCCCGGTGCAGAGCGGCGCGCAGATGGGCGCCTCCCTGATCGGGCAGGGCGGTGTGCGCATGAACCCGCTGAACATGGCGTCGGTGGCGTCCACCGTGGAGGCGGGCACCTTCCACCAGCCGTACCTGGTCGCCCCGAGCGTGGACAACCGCACGCTGGCGAAGGCCTCGCGCACGATGTCGTCGAAGACGCAGGCCGAGCTGAAGGAGGTCATGCAGTACACGGCGGCGTACGGCACGGCGTCCAAGGCGATGGCGGGCCTGGGCCCGAACTACGGCGCGAAGACGGGTTCGGCGGAGGTCGACGGCCAGAAGAAGCCCAACGGCTGGTTCACGGCGTTCCGCGGTGACCTCGTGGCCGCGGGCGTGGTCCAGGCGGGTGGACACGGCGGCGACACGGCGGGTCCGATCGTGGCGGCGCTGCTGAGGATGGGCGGCTGA
- a CDS encoding SsgA family sporulation/cell division regulator, which produces MSVVEQYARAHVVTDAAIPEDETIPVVLRYDPDTDPRSVRVGLPGTHEWTFSRSLLEQGLRAPAGSGEVRVWPCGRVQAVVEFHSAQGVSVVQFETKSLLRFLRRTYMAAAPVTS; this is translated from the coding sequence ATGTCCGTAGTCGAGCAGTACGCACGAGCCCACGTCGTCACGGACGCCGCCATCCCCGAGGACGAGACGATCCCCGTCGTCCTGCGCTACGACCCCGACACCGACCCGCGCTCGGTGCGCGTCGGCCTTCCCGGGACTCATGAGTGGACGTTCTCGCGCTCGCTCCTGGAACAGGGCCTGCGCGCCCCGGCCGGCAGCGGAGAGGTCCGCGTGTGGCCGTGCGGCAGGGTGCAGGCCGTGGTCGAGTTCCACTCGGCGCAGGGCGTCTCGGTGGTGCAGTTCGAGACCAAGTCCCTGCTGCGGTTCCTGCGCCGCACCTACATGGCGGCCGCGCCGGTCACCAGCTGA
- a CDS encoding energy-coupling factor ABC transporter permease has product MHVPDGFINAPISAVTGVVAAGAVAVSLRGARRELDERTAPLAGLVAAFIFAVQMLNFPVAAGTSGHLLGGALAAILVGPFTGVLCVSVVLLMQGILFADGGLTALGVNITDMAIVTTVVGYAVFRGLVKVLPRRRRSITVASFVAALLSVPAAAVCFTLIYAVGGTTDVSIGKVATAMIGVHVLIGIGEAAITGLTVGAVIAVRPDLVYGARGLEQKLKLRVNGELVDAPPSGPAPVAARTSRRALWVTGLVTSLVLAGFVSFYASSNPDGLMKVAHDKGIDSREQKHASDGSPLAGYGVKDITDAGLSRGLAGVIGVGVTVVAGSTVFWAVRRRRTGDVSPTSTGAV; this is encoded by the coding sequence GTGCATGTGCCCGACGGATTCATCAACGCTCCCATCTCCGCCGTGACCGGTGTCGTCGCCGCGGGTGCCGTCGCCGTGAGTCTGCGCGGCGCGCGCCGCGAGCTCGACGAGCGCACGGCTCCGCTGGCCGGCCTCGTGGCGGCGTTCATCTTCGCCGTCCAGATGCTGAACTTCCCCGTCGCGGCGGGGACCAGCGGCCATCTGCTCGGCGGCGCGCTCGCCGCGATCCTCGTCGGCCCCTTCACCGGCGTCCTGTGCGTGTCCGTCGTCCTGCTGATGCAGGGCATCCTCTTCGCGGACGGCGGCCTGACCGCGCTAGGCGTGAACATCACGGACATGGCGATCGTCACGACGGTCGTCGGCTACGCCGTCTTCCGCGGCCTGGTGAAGGTGCTCCCGCGCAGGCGCCGCTCGATCACGGTCGCCTCCTTCGTCGCCGCGCTCCTGTCCGTCCCGGCCGCCGCGGTCTGCTTCACGCTGATCTACGCCGTCGGCGGCACCACGGACGTCTCCATCGGCAAGGTCGCCACCGCGATGATCGGCGTACACGTACTGATCGGGATCGGCGAGGCGGCGATCACGGGGCTGACCGTGGGTGCGGTGATCGCCGTACGCCCCGATCTCGTGTACGGCGCGCGCGGCCTGGAGCAGAAACTCAAGCTGCGGGTGAACGGCGAACTCGTGGACGCTCCCCCGTCCGGCCCGGCGCCCGTCGCGGCGCGCACCTCCCGCCGCGCGCTGTGGGTCACCGGCCTTGTCACCTCCCTCGTACTGGCCGGCTTCGTCAGCTTCTACGCCTCCTCGAACCCCGACGGCCTGATGAAGGTCGCCCATGACAAGGGCATCGACAGCAGGGAACAGAAGCACGCGTCGGACGGCTCCCCGCTCGCCGGCTACGGCGTCAAGGACATCACCGACGCGGGCCTCTCCCGCGGCCTCGCGGGCGTGATCGGCGTCGGTGTGACCGTCGTCGCGGGCAGCACCGTGTTCTGGGCGGTGCGCAGGCGCCGTACGGGCGACGTGTCCCCCACCAGCACGGGCGCCGTCTGA
- the cbiQ gene encoding cobalt ECF transporter T component CbiQ produces MGAGHAHKLYRHGHSPVHALPPHTKLAAAFAFVVVVVSTPREAVWAFGLYAVLLAVVAYLARVPAGFLLKRLLIEVPFVAFAVLMPFVAEGERVDFLNLSLSVNGLWGAWNVLAKGTLGVAASVLLASTTELRELLLGLQRLKLPPLLVQIASFMIRYGDVITDEMRRMRIARESRGFEARGVRHWGVLAKSAGALFIRSYERGERVHLAMVSRGYAGSMPVIDEVTADRAQWSYALALPCAALVVCLLGWTL; encoded by the coding sequence GTGGGCGCCGGACACGCGCACAAGCTCTACCGGCACGGGCACTCGCCGGTGCACGCCCTGCCGCCGCACACCAAGCTGGCCGCCGCGTTCGCGTTCGTGGTGGTCGTGGTGTCGACGCCGCGGGAGGCGGTGTGGGCGTTCGGCCTGTACGCCGTACTGCTCGCCGTGGTCGCGTACCTCGCGCGCGTGCCGGCCGGTTTCCTGCTGAAGCGGCTGCTGATCGAGGTGCCGTTCGTCGCGTTCGCGGTACTGATGCCGTTCGTGGCGGAGGGCGAGCGGGTGGATTTCCTGAACCTGTCGCTGAGCGTGAACGGCCTGTGGGGCGCGTGGAACGTGCTCGCCAAGGGCACGCTGGGCGTCGCCGCCTCGGTGCTGCTCGCCTCCACCACGGAGCTGCGCGAACTCCTGCTGGGACTGCAGCGGCTGAAGCTCCCGCCGCTGCTCGTGCAGATCGCGTCCTTCATGATCCGCTACGGCGATGTCATCACCGACGAGATGCGGCGGATGCGGATCGCCCGGGAGTCGCGGGGCTTCGAGGCGCGGGGCGTGCGGCACTGGGGCGTGCTGGCGAAGTCGGCCGGCGCCCTGTTCATCCGCTCCTACGAGCGCGGGGAGCGCGTGCACCTGGCCATGGTCAGCCGCGGTTACGCCGGTTCGATGCCGGTGATCGACGAGGTGACCGCGGACCGGGCGCAGTGGTCGTACGCTCTCGCGCTCCCCTGCGCCGCCCTCGTCGTCTGCCTGCTGGGATGGACCCTGTGA
- a CDS encoding energy-coupling factor ABC transporter ATP-binding protein — protein MDPVTTDRAASLEVSGLAFAYPDGHQALFGVDFSLARGERVALLGPNGAGKTTLVLHLNGILTGGAGSVHVAGLPVGKQHMAEIRRRVGIVFQDPDDQLFMPTVREDVAFGPAAAGLTGPALEERVDRALARVGMAEFKDRPPHHLSFGQRRRVAVATVLAMEPEILVLDEPSSNLDPASRRELADILRSLDVTVLMVTHDLPYALELCPRSMILSGGVIAADGRTAELLADEDLMRAHRLELPFGFDPRSVTMGA, from the coding sequence ATGGACCCTGTGACTACTGACCGTGCTGCTTCCCTGGAGGTCTCGGGCCTCGCGTTCGCCTACCCAGACGGCCACCAGGCCCTGTTCGGCGTGGACTTCTCCCTCGCGCGCGGCGAGCGGGTCGCGCTGCTCGGCCCGAACGGAGCCGGCAAGACGACCCTCGTGCTCCACCTCAACGGCATCCTGACCGGCGGCGCGGGCTCGGTGCACGTCGCCGGACTGCCCGTCGGGAAACAGCACATGGCCGAGATCCGGCGCCGGGTCGGCATCGTCTTCCAGGACCCGGACGACCAGCTGTTCATGCCGACGGTCCGCGAGGACGTGGCGTTCGGCCCGGCCGCGGCCGGGCTGACGGGCCCGGCACTGGAGGAGCGGGTCGACCGGGCGCTGGCCCGGGTGGGCATGGCGGAGTTCAAGGACCGGCCCCCGCACCACCTCTCCTTCGGGCAGCGGCGCCGGGTGGCCGTGGCGACCGTGCTCGCGATGGAGCCGGAGATCCTCGTGCTGGACGAGCCCTCCTCCAACCTCGACCCGGCCTCCCGTCGCGAACTGGCCGACATCCTGCGCTCGTTGGACGTCACCGTCCTCATGGTCACCCACGACCTGCCGTACGCCCTTGAGCTGTGCCCCCGCTCCATGATCCTCAGCGGGGGCGTGATCGCGGCGGATGGCAGGACGGCCGAGCTGCTGGCCGACGAGGACCTGATGCGCGCCCACCGCCTGGAGCTGCCCTTCGGTTTCGACCCGCGGTCCGTGACAATGGGCGCGTGA
- a CDS encoding MarR family winged helix-turn-helix transcriptional regulator has product MTNEDHTAASLLLDDQLCFALYAAQRAVTSSYRPLLDELGLTYPQYLVLLVLWERGESTVKALAAALRLDYGTLSPLLKRLESAGLVRRERAAHDERSVLVACTGRGEELRKRAACVPGALLAATGLDAREVARLREELWRLAARAEAASNR; this is encoded by the coding sequence GTGACGAACGAGGACCACACGGCGGCCTCTCTGCTGCTCGACGACCAGTTGTGCTTCGCGCTGTACGCGGCCCAGCGGGCGGTGACGTCCTCCTACCGTCCGCTCCTCGACGAACTCGGCCTCACCTACCCGCAGTACCTGGTCCTGCTCGTCCTGTGGGAGCGCGGCGAGAGCACGGTCAAGGCACTGGCGGCCGCCCTGCGGCTCGACTACGGCACGCTCTCGCCACTGCTGAAGCGGCTGGAGTCGGCGGGACTGGTGCGCCGGGAGCGCGCGGCGCACGACGAGCGCTCGGTGCTGGTCGCGTGCACGGGGCGCGGGGAGGAACTGCGGAAGCGCGCGGCCTGCGTACCGGGAGCGCTGCTCGCGGCGACCGGGCTCGACGCGCGGGAGGTCGCGCGTCTGCGCGAGGAGCTGTGGCGGCTGGCGGCGCGGGCCGAAGCGGCGTCGAACCGCTGA
- a CDS encoding organic hydroperoxide resistance protein codes for MSDDTTVDTRPTKIMYVAEATAHGGRDGYVTSQDGQIELKVAMPRALGGDGNGTNPEQLFAAGYSSCFHNALVLVGRRFGFDLTGSTVAAKVGIGPNGQRGYGLAVALSVSLPVLDADVAAKLVDAAHEVCPYSNATRGNIDVTILLG; via the coding sequence ATGAGCGACGACACCACCGTCGACACCCGGCCGACGAAAATCATGTACGTCGCCGAGGCGACCGCACATGGCGGCCGGGACGGCTACGTCACCAGCCAGGACGGCCAGATCGAGCTGAAGGTCGCGATGCCCCGGGCGCTCGGCGGCGACGGGAACGGCACCAACCCGGAGCAGCTCTTCGCCGCCGGGTACAGCTCCTGCTTCCACAACGCGCTGGTGCTGGTCGGCCGCCGTTTCGGCTTCGACCTCACCGGCTCCACCGTCGCGGCGAAGGTCGGCATCGGCCCGAACGGGCAGCGCGGCTACGGCCTCGCGGTCGCCCTCAGCGTCTCGCTGCCCGTGCTGGACGCCGATGTCGCGGCGAAGCTCGTGGACGCGGCGCACGAGGTGTGCCCGTACTCGAACGCGACGCGCGGCAACATCGACGTAACGATCCTGTTGGGCTAG
- a CDS encoding serine hydrolase domain-containing protein yields MDVNGAVAEGFEPVRQAFVRNFEVLGDRGAAVAVYRDGHKVVDLWGGTKHVDGAAGAAGAEPWQQGTAQIVRSATKGVAAAVLLLLCQRGELDLDAPVGDHWPEFKAAGKERTRVWHLLAHRAGVPVLDRPLTPAEAADPALGAAAVAAQAPVWEPGTDHGYHAQTYSWLTGELVRRVTGRGIGEWIAEEIAGRIGADLWLGLPQSEVSRVGRVAQVEPPADLSGLKTRPTRAVADAYADRTSLTRRAFAAITPLPDENDPAYRAAALPASNGIATAEGLARFYASLIGEVDGGTRLFTPETVELARGERSAGTDRVLVVNTRFGLGYMLHGTASPLLAPTSFGHPGRGGALGFADPESGIAFGYVTNGFRKSVTADPRAQALVRAVRQSL; encoded by the coding sequence GTGGACGTGAACGGTGCGGTGGCCGAGGGCTTCGAGCCGGTCAGGCAGGCGTTCGTGCGGAACTTCGAGGTGCTCGGAGACCGGGGCGCGGCCGTCGCCGTCTACCGGGACGGGCACAAGGTCGTCGACCTGTGGGGCGGCACGAAGCACGTAGACGGTGCCGCCGGTGCCGCCGGTGCCGAGCCGTGGCAGCAGGGCACCGCCCAGATCGTGCGCTCGGCGACCAAGGGCGTCGCCGCCGCCGTACTCCTGCTGCTGTGCCAGCGCGGGGAGCTGGACCTGGACGCGCCTGTCGGCGATCACTGGCCGGAGTTCAAGGCGGCGGGCAAGGAGCGGACGCGGGTGTGGCACCTGCTCGCGCACCGGGCGGGCGTGCCCGTGCTGGACCGCCCGCTGACCCCCGCCGAGGCCGCGGACCCCGCTCTGGGTGCCGCGGCGGTCGCCGCGCAGGCTCCGGTGTGGGAGCCCGGCACGGACCACGGGTACCACGCGCAGACGTACAGCTGGCTGACGGGCGAGCTGGTGCGGCGGGTCACCGGGCGGGGCATCGGCGAGTGGATCGCGGAGGAGATCGCGGGCCGGATCGGCGCGGACCTGTGGCTCGGGCTGCCGCAGTCCGAGGTCTCACGCGTGGGCCGGGTGGCCCAGGTCGAGCCGCCTGCGGACCTCAGCGGCCTGAAGACACGCCCCACGCGGGCGGTCGCCGACGCCTACGCGGACAGGACCTCCCTCACGCGCCGCGCCTTCGCCGCGATCACCCCGCTGCCCGACGAGAACGACCCCGCCTACCGCGCCGCCGCCCTGCCCGCCTCCAACGGCATCGCGACGGCGGAGGGGCTGGCGCGCTTCTACGCCTCCCTGATCGGCGAAGTGGACGGCGGGACACGCCTGTTCACGCCGGAGACGGTGGAACTGGCGCGCGGCGAACGCAGTGCGGGAACGGACCGGGTGCTCGTGGTGAACACCCGGTTCGGCCTCGGCTACATGCTGCACGGAACGGCGTCCCCGCTCCTCGCGCCCACCTCCTTCGGCCACCCCGGCCGCGGCGGCGCCCTCGGCTTCGCCGACCCCGAATCCGGCATCGCCTTCGGCTATGTGACGAACGGCTTCAGGAAGAGCGTGACGGCGGATCCACGGGCGCAGGCGCTGGTACGGGCGGTACGCCAGTCCCTCTAG
- a CDS encoding DUF1876 domain-containing protein, translated as MMHTAVGWHVELEFQEDETHTRAVAMVRLPDGTEVRAHGHASRHHTDARQPRVGEEIAGARALNELAMQMLAKAHGEIDSASGRTSHSINV; from the coding sequence ATGATGCACACCGCAGTGGGATGGCACGTCGAGCTGGAGTTCCAGGAGGACGAGACGCACACGCGGGCGGTCGCGATGGTGCGGCTGCCCGACGGGACCGAGGTACGCGCCCACGGTCACGCGAGCCGCCACCACACCGACGCACGTCAGCCGAGGGTGGGTGAGGAGATCGCAGGCGCGCGGGCACTGAACGAACTCGCGATGCAGATGCTCGCCAAGGCGCACGGCGAGATCGACTCGGCGTCCGGGCGGACCTCGCACTCGATCAACGTCTAG
- a CDS encoding MMPL family transporter: MATFLYKLGRLAFRRRHFVALIWVALLTLAGVGAAGAPAAGSTSFSIPGTEAQKAFDLLEQRFPGMSADGATARIVFKAPVGGKMTDADSRATVERTAKELGDGSEVVSVTDPYQAHAVSKDGTVAYTSVKYKVSGMELKDTSRDALEDAGKHARKAGLTVEIGGDALQAGAGPGAAGEIVGLAIAAVVLVITLGSLVAAGLPLLTAVIGVGIGVSTITALAKTLDLGDTTSTLALMIGLAVGIDYALFIVSRYRSELAEGRDREEAIGRATGTAGSAVVFAGLTVVIALAGLAVVNVPMLTKMGLAAAGTVVVAVLIALTMVPALLGYAGKRIRAAGEKRGKRGAVGNDGTSGKPARPGLGARWASFVIRRPAAVLLLGVVGLGTIAVPASQLELGLPDDGSQPTSTTQRRAYDLLSEGFGPGFNGPLMMVVDAKGSDAPKAAATTVTDRIKGLKDVGTVTPALFNKAGDTATITVIPSSKPSSVQTEDLVHAIRDKGADIRADTGAKVLVTGTTAMNIDFSQKLNDALTPYLGLVVGLAFLLLIAVFRSVLVPLKAALGFLLSVLAALGAVVAVFQWGWLGGLIGVEQTGPIMSMMPIFMVGVVFGLAMDYEVFLVTRMREAYVHGESPAQAIVTGFRHSARVVAAAAAIMIAVFGGFITSGESMIKMIGFGLAIAVFFDAFVVRMAIVPAVLALLGKKAWWLPKWLDRAVPNVDIEGEGLKSPGDGGSRETDPDEDRELVRA, translated from the coding sequence GTGGCCACGTTCCTCTACAAACTCGGCCGGCTCGCCTTCAGGCGACGCCATTTCGTCGCCCTGATATGGGTGGCGCTGCTGACCCTCGCCGGAGTCGGCGCGGCCGGCGCCCCCGCCGCGGGCTCGACGTCCTTCTCCATCCCCGGCACCGAGGCCCAGAAGGCCTTCGACCTGCTGGAACAGCGCTTCCCGGGGATGAGTGCCGACGGTGCGACCGCGCGCATCGTGTTCAAGGCGCCCGTCGGCGGGAAGATGACCGACGCCGACAGCAGGGCGACCGTCGAGAGGACGGCGAAGGAGCTGGGAGACGGCTCCGAGGTCGTCTCCGTCACCGACCCCTACCAGGCGCACGCCGTCAGCAAGGACGGCACGGTCGCCTATACGTCGGTGAAGTACAAGGTCTCCGGCATGGAACTGAAGGACACCTCCCGGGACGCCCTGGAGGACGCCGGGAAGCATGCGCGGAAGGCCGGCCTGACCGTCGAGATCGGCGGTGACGCGCTGCAGGCCGGGGCCGGGCCGGGTGCGGCCGGCGAGATCGTCGGCCTCGCCATCGCCGCGGTCGTCCTTGTCATCACCCTGGGCTCGCTGGTCGCGGCCGGACTGCCGCTGCTGACCGCGGTCATCGGCGTCGGTATCGGCGTCTCCACCATCACCGCCCTCGCCAAGACACTCGACCTCGGTGACACCACGTCCACGCTGGCCTTGATGATCGGTCTCGCGGTCGGTATCGACTACGCGCTGTTCATCGTCTCCCGCTACCGCAGCGAGCTCGCCGAGGGCCGTGACCGCGAGGAGGCCATCGGCCGGGCCACCGGCACGGCCGGCTCGGCGGTGGTCTTCGCGGGGCTCACTGTGGTGATCGCCCTGGCCGGCCTCGCGGTCGTCAACGTCCCGATGCTGACGAAGATGGGCCTCGCGGCGGCCGGCACGGTCGTGGTGGCCGTCCTCATCGCGCTGACCATGGTCCCGGCGCTCCTCGGATATGCGGGCAAGCGGATCAGGGCGGCGGGCGAGAAGCGCGGGAAGCGCGGCGCCGTCGGAAACGACGGCACGTCAGGGAAGCCGGCCAGGCCCGGCCTGGGTGCCCGCTGGGCGAGCTTCGTCATCCGCCGGCCGGCCGCCGTGCTGCTGCTCGGTGTGGTCGGCCTGGGGACGATAGCCGTCCCGGCCTCCCAACTGGAGCTGGGCCTGCCCGACGACGGCTCGCAGCCGACGTCCACGACCCAGCGCCGGGCCTACGACCTGCTCTCGGAGGGCTTCGGCCCGGGCTTCAACGGGCCGCTGATGATGGTCGTCGACGCCAAGGGCAGCGACGCCCCCAAGGCCGCGGCCACCACGGTGACCGACCGGATCAAGGGCCTGAAGGATGTCGGGACGGTGACCCCGGCGCTGTTCAACAAGGCCGGCGACACCGCGACGATCACCGTGATCCCCTCGTCCAAGCCGTCCTCGGTGCAGACCGAGGACCTGGTGCACGCCATCCGTGACAAGGGCGCAGACATCAGGGCGGACACCGGCGCGAAGGTGCTGGTGACCGGCACCACGGCGATGAACATCGACTTCTCCCAGAAGCTCAACGACGCGTTGACCCCGTATCTGGGCCTGGTGGTGGGCCTCGCCTTCCTCCTCCTGATCGCGGTCTTCCGCTCCGTCCTGGTCCCGCTGAAGGCCGCCCTCGGCTTCCTGCTCAGCGTGCTCGCCGCGCTCGGTGCCGTGGTCGCGGTCTTCCAGTGGGGCTGGCTCGGCGGACTGATCGGCGTCGAGCAGACCGGCCCGATCATGTCGATGATGCCGATCTTCATGGTGGGCGTGGTCTTCGGTCTCGCGATGGACTACGAGGTGTTCCTGGTGACCCGCATGCGGGAGGCGTACGTCCACGGTGAGTCGCCGGCCCAGGCCATCGTGACCGGCTTCCGGCACAGCGCGCGGGTCGTGGCCGCTGCCGCGGCCATCATGATCGCCGTCTTCGGCGGCTTCATCACCTCCGGCGAGTCCATGATCAAGATGATCGGCTTCGGACTCGCGATCGCGGTCTTCTTCGACGCGTTCGTCGTCCGGATGGCGATCGTCCCGGCGGTGCTGGCGCTGCTCGGCAAGAAGGCCTGGTGGCTGCCGAAGTGGCTGGACCGGGCCGTGCCCAACGTGGACATCGAGGGCGAGGGGCTGAAGTCCCCGGGCGACGGCGGTTCCAGGGAAACGGACCCGGACGAGGACCGGGAGCTGGTGCGGGCCTGA
- a CDS encoding TetR/AcrR family transcriptional regulator produces the protein MTEVATARRSRITPEREAELYEAVLDLLREVGYDALTMDAVAARTKSSKATLYRQWGGKAELVAKAVRHTKPGGIGLGGIDTGSLKGDLHALTMRSDDCEMEQNSALMRGLAMAVHSNPDLLKAFKEHLVEPEMVEFRRIVQRAVDRGEVRADNPAIDYMMHMMLGGFAARTMLDELPPTQEFLLSYIDAVVLPALGVPTT, from the coding sequence ATGACTGAGGTCGCAACAGCGCGTCGCAGTCGGATCACGCCCGAGCGCGAGGCCGAGCTGTACGAGGCCGTGCTCGACCTGCTCAGGGAAGTCGGCTACGACGCCCTCACCATGGACGCCGTGGCCGCCCGCACCAAGTCCAGCAAGGCGACCCTCTACCGCCAGTGGGGCGGCAAGGCCGAGCTGGTGGCCAAGGCGGTGCGGCACACCAAGCCGGGCGGCATCGGGCTCGGTGGCATCGACACCGGGTCGCTCAAGGGCGACCTGCACGCCCTCACGATGCGTTCGGACGACTGCGAGATGGAGCAGAACTCCGCGCTGATGCGGGGTCTGGCCATGGCAGTGCACAGCAACCCGGATCTCCTGAAGGCGTTCAAGGAACATCTCGTCGAGCCGGAGATGGTGGAGTTCCGTCGAATCGTGCAGCGGGCGGTCGACCGGGGTGAGGTCCGTGCGGACAACCCGGCGATCGACTACATGATGCACATGATGCTCGGCGGGTTCGCCGCCCGCACCATGCTCGACGAGCTGCCGCCGACACAGGAGTTCCTCCTCTCGTACATCGACGCCGTGGTCCTCCCCGCCCTCGGCGTGCCCACCACCTGA